The following nucleotide sequence is from Manis pentadactyla isolate mManPen7 chromosome 13, mManPen7.hap1, whole genome shotgun sequence.
GAAAGTCACTTTCATTCCAAGAGTGTGTGCCGGCACCACACCTTCCTCATGGCGTTCTTCATCTCCGTGTTTCTCAGCGTGTAGATCAGAGGGTTAAACATGGGGGCAATGATGGTGTAAAAAAGAGCGAGCACTTTATCTTCTGGGAAAGTTGTGCCAGGTCTAATATAAATGAATAACGCAGGTGCGAAAAACAGGACTACGACTGTTACATGAGAACCGCAAGTGGAAAGAGCTTTGCTGCAGCTCTCTGCAGAATGCACCTTGACGTTGTAcagtataaaaaaataagacaacatcaagacaacAAAGGTCAGCAAAGCAATTAAGCCTGAATTAGCAATGACTAAGAAGCCTATGATGTGTGTATTAGAGCAAGCTAGTTTCAGCAAAGGATACACATCACAGAAATAGTGATCAATTTCATTGGGGCCACAGAAGGGTAAGAAGATGGTGAGCAGAAACTGACTGGAAGAGTGTATGAATCCTCCAGTACAACAGGCCAGGATGACTGTGTTACACCTCTGCCTGCTCATGATGACCGTGTAgtgcaggggtttgcagatggccacgtagcggtcataggccatcccTGTGAGGATCAAGATCTCAATGCCTCCAAAGAAATGGGTAGCAAAGAGCTGTGTCATGCAGTTGCTATAGGAAATGGTCTTCCTTTCTGCTAATAAGTCAATTATTAGTTTGGGTGTCACTGTTGATGTGTAACAAAGGTCAGAGATTGAGAGGTAattaaggaagaaatacatgggttGCTCAATTAGCTGACTGCTTTTGATAGAAATTATTACGAGCAAGTTTCCTATGCAAATAGCAatgtagcaaaataaaaataaagtaaagcaGAGGATCTCAATGTTCTTGTTTTTAGAAAGTCCCAAGAGAATGAACACAGTGACATTATTGCCTTTTTCCATGGTGCAGGAAAGTTAGAATATAACAGTCACCTGAAATGATATAATTCCTGAGcccatattttgaaatgttttttgagAAGAGTGATGATCATCTTATACTCATGGAACTAACTAGGTTTAAATAGGTCTCATTCACTGTCCCAAAGAATACATATCAGATATTCAAACAAAATGACTCTCTAATAAAACATTATGTCATATATTAGCTGATTTCCATTAAATCTTCCAGCAAATTTTCATCACAGTGTCTGCCACAGTCAACATGAACGCCTTAGATGAATCCACAATAGAGGCTTGCATGCTGCTGAAAAGATGACACTGATTGACTAAATGTGCTACATCAAatacttttatagttttaaattaaaactttaaCATCAATCTTTACCAAGTGTCTTCGTGATGTCTGCTCACAAAGTATGTGTTTTCAGCCCTAACCTCATACCTGGCTTTTCAGGTATGAAACAATTCCTATTTAAATTTCCTCTTTAACTTTCCCTATTACTGATTAAGTTAACCTTGTATTCACACAATGAATCATCAAACTGTGATAGAGATGGAATTTTAAAACAACGATATTCATTTCCATAGTGGAACTTTGGGAACTTGAATTCATTTCAGGACAAATTATGGAGAAATAGCTTCTGATGATACCCCCCCAAATCAGACTATAGTAATATTAACCAACAAGtaagaaagattttattttaatttgaataaaaaataatgctAACTACACTACTGGTTTGGATTATTCATTAAGCTCATTAAGCATACCTGAAATATGTTCCTCATCCCCCCACCTCAaggcttttaaataattttaagtctCTGAGTAAAGGAAGGCTGTGAATGTTCTCAGGCAAAGTCATTTCATCAATCTGTCTGCATTTATTAGGATTTTGCAAAAAATATTACTTGACTCTTTACTTGTCTTGATTCAGAAGGCTACAGCAATGCTTAATTCCTATCTGACAATCCTCCTTGATTCAGCTTCCGCACAAACATAGGACTGCTATGATTAACTGCCCCATATTTTAATATCTTGAAAAAATTATGAGTATAAATATGATATATAGATTTTGGGCAATACCTGTTTACATGTCTTAATTCAGTCATTAACTTTAGGTATGATCTTTGTGAGTCAGTTAATTTCTTTTCAAAGgttttttctgcatttataacCTAGGAAAATATATTCAGCTCTATATTATTCAAACTGCTTCTGAGACTGAACTTTGACCATGAAtgagaaaaatcttttaaatcttcaaaaataataaaatgatgcaTGCATGATAGTAttactgtattaaaaataatgtacacaaagaaaaataatttgaaattactTTAAGTTTACAGGGTTAAGGAACTTGTACATA
It contains:
- the LOC118919676 gene encoding olfactory receptor 4P4-like, coding for MEKGNNVTVFILLGLSKNKNIEILCFTLFLFCYIAICIGNLLVIISIKSSQLIEQPMYFFLNYLSISDLCYTSTVTPKLIIDLLAERKTISYSNCMTQLFATHFFGGIEILILTGMAYDRYVAICKPLHYTVIMSRQRCNTVILACCTGGFIHSSSQFLLTIFLPFCGPNEIDHYFCDVYPLLKLACSNTHIIGFLVIANSGLIALLTFVVLMLSYFFILYNVKVHSAESCSKALSTCGSHVTVVVLFFAPALFIYIRPGTTFPEDKVLALFYTIIAPMFNPLIYTLRNTEMKNAMRKVWCRHTLLE